One Amphiprion ocellaris isolate individual 3 ecotype Okinawa chromosome 5, ASM2253959v1, whole genome shotgun sequence genomic region harbors:
- the ncoa5 gene encoding nuclear receptor coactivator 5 isoform X8 → MAVERRQAKPQSQQSPPRRASYGSYGDSKDPRPRSRSPVYGREPRDSRDGRETARESRPGGHSRDHDFRYRSSEGRDKDIRGDPRDSAYSRDDYDRYYRSGADEYYRRKDEPYRDPYADPWNGRRDPEEDRARPEERRRNELYRQYYEELQRRYDADRPVDCSVIVVNKAQNREYAETVGRKVRDLGMVVDLIFLNTEVSLTQALEDVGRARTPFAIIITQQHQVHRSCTVNILFGTPQEHRNMPMQDAMMLVAHNYDTYKVENREKEREEIARKAAKMADDVLLREPDREGHPISVLTAITLLSENRFVTPEELDSLIAYLKDKRTRLVRSTADPLAAPVHIGAPAPVHHDVPPSAAVPPSSHSAHPAPQSSHLGLSASGSSVSANPSHQQELQAKILSLFNSGTGPLAGTGSLPSATSQSHSYGSLGPVPSQNPSRPTMPVQPTAGAQAYGTPSGRMPVAAAGQRPPASASGINFDNPSVQKALDTLIQSGPSLNHLVGAGASQQPPQRAAPNAGQVPPMSMYPRHY, encoded by the exons ATGGCAGTGGAGCGACGGCAAGCTAAACCTCAATCCCAGCAGAGCCCTCCACGAAG GGCCTCATATGGCAGTTACGGGGACAGCAAAGACCCTCGACCTCGGTCCCGTTCACCTGTTTATGGACGCGAGCCTCGGGACAGCCGTGATGGAAGGGAGACGGCTAGAGAATCGAGGCCAGGTGGCCACTCTCGAGACCATGATTTCCGGTACCGTAGCTCAGAGGGCAGAGACAAGGACATCAGAGGTGACCCTCGGGATTCTGCATACAG CAGAGATGACTATGACCGATACTACCGCAGCGGTGCAGACGAATATTACCGGAGGAAGGATGAGCCCTACAGGGATCCTTATGCAGATCCTTGGAATGGACGACGTGACCCTGAAG AAGATCGCGCTCGACCAGAAGAGCGCCGGCGCAATGAACTATATCGACAGTACTATGAAGAACTCCAGCGGCGCTACGACGCGGACCGTCCTGTTGACTGCTCTGTGATTGTTGTCAACAAGGCACAAAA TAGGGAGTATGCTGAGACGGTTGGGCGTAAAGTCCGTGATTTGGGAATGGTGGTGGATCTGATCTTCCTCAACACAGAAGTGTCTCTAACCCAGGCATTGGAGGATGTGGGACGAGCCCGTACTCCCTTTGCCATCATCATTACCCAGCAGCACCAGGTCCACCGCTCCTGCACTGTCAACATCCTTTTCGGAACGCCTCAAG AACATCGAAACATGCCAATGCAGGATGCCATGATGCTGGTCGCCCACAACTATGACACCTACAAAGTTGAAAACCGTGAAAAAGAACGTGAGGAAATTGCCAGAAAGGCGGCCAAGATGGCAGATGATGTGCTACTCAGAGAGCCTGACAGAGAGGGTCACCCCATATCAGTCCTCACTGCTATCACACTGCTGTCTGAAAACAG ATTTGTAACTCCAGAGGAACTGGACAGTCTCATCGCATATCTGAAGGACAAAAGAACTCGGCTGGTACGAAGCACAGCAGATCCTCTAGCAG CTCCAGTCCACATTGGAGCTCCTGCACCAGTACATCATGATGTCCCACCCTCAGCTGCAGTCCCCCCTTCATCCCATTCTGCTCACCCAGCCCCACAGTCCAGTCACCTCGGCCTGTCTGCTTCTGGCTCAAGTGTCTCAGCCAACCCCAGTCATCAGCAGGAGCTGCAGGCTAAAATCCTTAGTCTGTTTAACAGTGGTACTGGACCGCTAGCAGGCACCGGTAGCCTTCCTTCTGCCACCTCCCAGTCACACTCCTACGGCTCTCTGGGCCCAGTTCCTTCCCAAAACCCGTCCCGCCCGACCATGCCTGTCCAACCTACAGCTGGAGCTCAGGCTTATGGCACCCCGTCAGGCCGCATGCCAGTCGCAGCAGCTGGTCAGAGACCCCCAGCCTCTGCCTCAGGTATCAATTTTGACAACCCGAGTGTCCAGAAAGCTCTCGACACATTAATACAGAGCGGGCCGTCTCTCAACCATCTGGTGGGCGCTGGGGCCTCCCAGCAGCCACCCCAGAGAGCAGCACCCAATGCAGGCCAAGTTCCACCCATGTCCATGTATCCCCGACATTACTGA
- the ncoa5 gene encoding nuclear receptor coactivator 5 isoform X7 has translation MSRRRSRTPSPARFSRSCSSSDPKDLERRIFVGNLPTSDMEKKDLEDLFSPYGKIVDVNMAVERRQAKPQSQQSPPRRASYGSYGDSKDPRPRSRSPVYGREPRDSRDGRETARESRPGGHSRDHDFRYRSSEGRDKDIRGDPRDSAYSRDDYDRYYRSGADEYYRRKDEPYRDPYADPWNGRRDPEEDRARPEERRRNELYRQYYEELQRRYDADRPVDCSVIVVNKAQNREYAETVGRKVRDLGMVVDLIFLNTEVSLTQALEDVGRARTPFAIIITQQHQVHRSCTVNILFGTPQEHRNMPMQDAMMLVAHNYDTYKVENREKEREEIARKAAKMADDVLLREPDREGHPISVLTAITLLSENRFVTPEELDSLIAYLKDKRTRLVRSTADPLAAPVHIGAPAPVHHDVPPSAAVPPSSHSAHPAPQSSHLGLSASGSSVSANPSHQQELQAKILSLFNSGTGPLAGTGSLPSATSQSHSYGSLGPVPSQNPSRPTMPVQPTAGAQAYGTPSGRMPVAAAGQRPPASASGINFDNPSVQKALDTLIQSGPSLNHLVGAGASQQPPQRAAPNAGQVPPMSMYPRHY, from the exons ATGTCTCGCCGACGAAGCCGCACTCCATCACCAGCACGGTTTTCACgctcctgcagcagcagtgatCCGAAAGATTTGGAGAGAAGGATTTTTGTTGGAAATTTGCCAACGTCCGACATGGAAAAGAAGGATTTGGAAGACCTGTTCAGCCCATATGGGAAGATAGTCG atgtaaatATGGCAGTGGAGCGACGGCAAGCTAAACCTCAATCCCAGCAGAGCCCTCCACGAAG GGCCTCATATGGCAGTTACGGGGACAGCAAAGACCCTCGACCTCGGTCCCGTTCACCTGTTTATGGACGCGAGCCTCGGGACAGCCGTGATGGAAGGGAGACGGCTAGAGAATCGAGGCCAGGTGGCCACTCTCGAGACCATGATTTCCGGTACCGTAGCTCAGAGGGCAGAGACAAGGACATCAGAGGTGACCCTCGGGATTCTGCATACAG CAGAGATGACTATGACCGATACTACCGCAGCGGTGCAGACGAATATTACCGGAGGAAGGATGAGCCCTACAGGGATCCTTATGCAGATCCTTGGAATGGACGACGTGACCCTGAAG AAGATCGCGCTCGACCAGAAGAGCGCCGGCGCAATGAACTATATCGACAGTACTATGAAGAACTCCAGCGGCGCTACGACGCGGACCGTCCTGTTGACTGCTCTGTGATTGTTGTCAACAAGGCACAAAA TAGGGAGTATGCTGAGACGGTTGGGCGTAAAGTCCGTGATTTGGGAATGGTGGTGGATCTGATCTTCCTCAACACAGAAGTGTCTCTAACCCAGGCATTGGAGGATGTGGGACGAGCCCGTACTCCCTTTGCCATCATCATTACCCAGCAGCACCAGGTCCACCGCTCCTGCACTGTCAACATCCTTTTCGGAACGCCTCAAG AACATCGAAACATGCCAATGCAGGATGCCATGATGCTGGTCGCCCACAACTATGACACCTACAAAGTTGAAAACCGTGAAAAAGAACGTGAGGAAATTGCCAGAAAGGCGGCCAAGATGGCAGATGATGTGCTACTCAGAGAGCCTGACAGAGAGGGTCACCCCATATCAGTCCTCACTGCTATCACACTGCTGTCTGAAAACAG ATTTGTAACTCCAGAGGAACTGGACAGTCTCATCGCATATCTGAAGGACAAAAGAACTCGGCTGGTACGAAGCACAGCAGATCCTCTAGCAG CTCCAGTCCACATTGGAGCTCCTGCACCAGTACATCATGATGTCCCACCCTCAGCTGCAGTCCCCCCTTCATCCCATTCTGCTCACCCAGCCCCACAGTCCAGTCACCTCGGCCTGTCTGCTTCTGGCTCAAGTGTCTCAGCCAACCCCAGTCATCAGCAGGAGCTGCAGGCTAAAATCCTTAGTCTGTTTAACAGTGGTACTGGACCGCTAGCAGGCACCGGTAGCCTTCCTTCTGCCACCTCCCAGTCACACTCCTACGGCTCTCTGGGCCCAGTTCCTTCCCAAAACCCGTCCCGCCCGACCATGCCTGTCCAACCTACAGCTGGAGCTCAGGCTTATGGCACCCCGTCAGGCCGCATGCCAGTCGCAGCAGCTGGTCAGAGACCCCCAGCCTCTGCCTCAGGTATCAATTTTGACAACCCGAGTGTCCAGAAAGCTCTCGACACATTAATACAGAGCGGGCCGTCTCTCAACCATCTGGTGGGCGCTGGGGCCTCCCAGCAGCCACCCCAGAGAGCAGCACCCAATGCAGGCCAAGTTCCACCCATGTCCATGTATCCCCGACATTACTGA
- the ncoa5 gene encoding nuclear receptor coactivator 5 isoform X6 translates to MSRRRSRTPSPARFSRSCSSSDPKDLERRIFVGNLPTSDMEKKDLEDLFSPYGKIVGVSMFRGFGFVQFERVEEAEAAKAAQKGRIYKGYKIDVNMAVERRQAKPQSQQSPPRRASYGSYGDSKDPRPRSRSPVYGREPRDSRDGRETARESRPGGHSRDHDFRYRSSEGRDKDIRGDPRDSAYRDDYDRYYRSGADEYYRRKDEPYRDPYADPWNGRRDPEDRARPEERRRNELYRQYYEELQRRYDADRPVDCSVIVVNKAQNREYAETVGRKVRDLGMVVDLIFLNTEVSLTQALEDVGRARTPFAIIITQQHQVHRSCTVNILFGTPQEHRNMPMQDAMMLVAHNYDTYKVENREKEREEIARKAAKMADDVLLREPDREGHPISVLTAITLLSENRFVTPEELDSLIAYLKDKRTRLVRSTADPLAAPVHIGAPAPVHHDVPPSAAVPPSSHSAHPAPQSSHLGLSASGSSVSANPSHQQELQAKILSLFNSGTGPLAGTGSLPSATSQSHSYGSLGPVPSQNPSRPTMPVQPTAGAQAYGTPSGRMPVAAAGQRPPASASGINFDNPSVQKALDTLIQSGPSLNHLVGAGASQQPPQRAAPNAGQVPPMSMYPRHY, encoded by the exons ATGTCTCGCCGACGAAGCCGCACTCCATCACCAGCACGGTTTTCACgctcctgcagcagcagtgatCCGAAAGATTTGGAGAGAAGGATTTTTGTTGGAAATTTGCCAACGTCCGACATGGAAAAGAAGGATTTGGAAGACCTGTTCAGCCCATATGGGAAGATAGTCG GCGTATCCATGTTTCGTGGGTTTGGATTTGTACAGTTTGAACGCGTTGAGGAAGCCGAAGCTGCAAAGGCGGCCCAAAAGGGTCGAATATATAAAGGTTATAAAATAG atgtaaatATGGCAGTGGAGCGACGGCAAGCTAAACCTCAATCCCAGCAGAGCCCTCCACGAAG GGCCTCATATGGCAGTTACGGGGACAGCAAAGACCCTCGACCTCGGTCCCGTTCACCTGTTTATGGACGCGAGCCTCGGGACAGCCGTGATGGAAGGGAGACGGCTAGAGAATCGAGGCCAGGTGGCCACTCTCGAGACCATGATTTCCGGTACCGTAGCTCAGAGGGCAGAGACAAGGACATCAGAGGTGACCCTCGGGATTCTGCATACAG AGATGACTATGACCGATACTACCGCAGCGGTGCAGACGAATATTACCGGAGGAAGGATGAGCCCTACAGGGATCCTTATGCAGATCCTTGGAATGGACGACGTGACCCTGAAG ATCGCGCTCGACCAGAAGAGCGCCGGCGCAATGAACTATATCGACAGTACTATGAAGAACTCCAGCGGCGCTACGACGCGGACCGTCCTGTTGACTGCTCTGTGATTGTTGTCAACAAGGCACAAAA TAGGGAGTATGCTGAGACGGTTGGGCGTAAAGTCCGTGATTTGGGAATGGTGGTGGATCTGATCTTCCTCAACACAGAAGTGTCTCTAACCCAGGCATTGGAGGATGTGGGACGAGCCCGTACTCCCTTTGCCATCATCATTACCCAGCAGCACCAGGTCCACCGCTCCTGCACTGTCAACATCCTTTTCGGAACGCCTCAAG AACATCGAAACATGCCAATGCAGGATGCCATGATGCTGGTCGCCCACAACTATGACACCTACAAAGTTGAAAACCGTGAAAAAGAACGTGAGGAAATTGCCAGAAAGGCGGCCAAGATGGCAGATGATGTGCTACTCAGAGAGCCTGACAGAGAGGGTCACCCCATATCAGTCCTCACTGCTATCACACTGCTGTCTGAAAACAG ATTTGTAACTCCAGAGGAACTGGACAGTCTCATCGCATATCTGAAGGACAAAAGAACTCGGCTGGTACGAAGCACAGCAGATCCTCTAGCAG CTCCAGTCCACATTGGAGCTCCTGCACCAGTACATCATGATGTCCCACCCTCAGCTGCAGTCCCCCCTTCATCCCATTCTGCTCACCCAGCCCCACAGTCCAGTCACCTCGGCCTGTCTGCTTCTGGCTCAAGTGTCTCAGCCAACCCCAGTCATCAGCAGGAGCTGCAGGCTAAAATCCTTAGTCTGTTTAACAGTGGTACTGGACCGCTAGCAGGCACCGGTAGCCTTCCTTCTGCCACCTCCCAGTCACACTCCTACGGCTCTCTGGGCCCAGTTCCTTCCCAAAACCCGTCCCGCCCGACCATGCCTGTCCAACCTACAGCTGGAGCTCAGGCTTATGGCACCCCGTCAGGCCGCATGCCAGTCGCAGCAGCTGGTCAGAGACCCCCAGCCTCTGCCTCAGGTATCAATTTTGACAACCCGAGTGTCCAGAAAGCTCTCGACACATTAATACAGAGCGGGCCGTCTCTCAACCATCTGGTGGGCGCTGGGGCCTCCCAGCAGCCACCCCAGAGAGCAGCACCCAATGCAGGCCAAGTTCCACCCATGTCCATGTATCCCCGACATTACTGA